The proteins below are encoded in one region of Salmo trutta unplaced genomic scaffold, fSalTru1.1, whole genome shotgun sequence:
- the smim14 gene encoding small integral membrane protein 14 isoform X1, which yields MAEGGFDPCECICPQEKAMRRLINLLRQSQSYCTDTECPQDIPGPSGSVGGGDLTVPMVLMGWMVLVLLLFLLRPNSLRGSTAPPAGKPTGPHSVGMEGGGENLLDLTV from the exons ATGGCGGAGGGAGGCTTTGACCCCTGTGAGTGCATCTGCCCCCAGGAGAAAGCCATGAGACGACTCATCAACctg CTACGTCAGTCTCAGTCCTACTGTACAGACACAGAGTGCCCTCAGGACA tACCAGGACCCAGTGGCTCAGTAGGAGGTGGAGACCTGACTGTCCCCATGGTTCTGATGGGCTGGATGGTTCTGGTtctgctgctcttcctcctcagaCCCAACAGCCTCAGAGGATCCACAGCACCGCCTGCCGGAAAACCTACTGGACCTCACAGtgtaggtatggagggaggaggagagaacctactggacctcacagtgtag
- the smim14 gene encoding small integral membrane protein 14 isoform X3 — MAEGGFDPCECICPQEKAMRRLINLLRQSQSYCTDTECPQDIPGPSGSVGGGDLTVPMVLMGWMVLVLLLFLLRPNSLRGSTAPPAGKPTGPHSVES; from the exons ATGGCGGAGGGAGGCTTTGACCCCTGTGAGTGCATCTGCCCCCAGGAGAAAGCCATGAGACGACTCATCAACctg CTACGTCAGTCTCAGTCCTACTGTACAGACACAGAGTGCCCTCAGGACA tACCAGGACCCAGTGGCTCAGTAGGAGGTGGAGACCTGACTGTCCCCATGGTTCTGATGGGCTGGATGGTTCTGGTtctgctgctcttcctcctcagaCCCAACAGCCTCAGAGGATCCACAGCACCGCCTGCCGGAAAACCTACTGGACCTCACAGtgtag